Proteins found in one Hoplias malabaricus isolate fHopMal1 chromosome 17, fHopMal1.hap1, whole genome shotgun sequence genomic segment:
- the LOC136674098 gene encoding troponin I, slow skeletal muscle-like → MVHGTTANNPFIYLSIRIRWHSTVAEGTLSISIKAKPKISASRRLFLKTKILKKASTLIANEKEEKQRERERVLNERVPPLQLSGLSVQELQALCKELHQKIDVVDEERYDIEAKVSKSEKEIADLSHKIFELKGKMKRPALKRVKISADAMLGALLGSKVKESVDFKANLKTVKKEEEKKEEVTDWRKNVEAMSGMEGRKKLFDAGQ, encoded by the exons ATGGTTCATGGAACCACAGCCAACAACCCATTCATCTACCTCAGCATCAGAATCAGGTGGCACTCCACTGTGGCAGAAGGCACACTGTCCATCTCTATA AAAGCAAAACCCAAGATTTCAGCTTCACGAAGGCTGTTCCTCAAG ACTAAAATACTGAAGAAGGCAAGCACACTGATTGCAaatgagaaggaggagaaacagcgagagagagaaagagttctGAATGAGCGTGTGCCGCCTCTGCAGCTGTCTGGACTGTCTGTGCAGGAGCTGCAG GCTCTGTGTAAAGAACTTCACCAAAAGATTGATGTTGTGGATGAAGAGAGATATGACATAGAAGCCAAAGTGTCTAAAAGTGAAAAAGAG ATTGCAGATTTGTCTCATAAAATCTTTGAGCTGAAAGGAAAAATGAAGAGACCTGCTCTGAAGAGAGTGAAGATTTCGGCTGATGCCATGCTTGGAGCTCTGCTGGGCTCCAAGGTCAAAGAATCTGTGGATTTCAAAGCCAATCTCAAGACGGTCAAAAAGGAGGAAGAAAAG AAAGAGGAGGTGACTGACTGGCGTAAGAATGTAGAGGCCATGTCTGGTATGGAGGGCAGGAAGAAGCTCTTTGATGCTGGTCAATAA